The proteins below are encoded in one region of Scomber japonicus isolate fScoJap1 chromosome 2, fScoJap1.pri, whole genome shotgun sequence:
- the LOC128369104 gene encoding retinal cone rhodopsin-sensitive cGMP 3',5'-cyclic phosphodiesterase subunit gamma-like, translated as MADVATPADKKAPPKFKQRAMRTFKSKAPKPGQKGFGDDIPGMEGLGTDITVICPWEAFGDMELSDLAKYGIV; from the exons atggcAGACGTAGCAACTCCCGCTGACAAGAAGGCTCCTCCCAAATTCAAGCAGAGGGCCATGCGCACCTTCAAGAGCAAAGCCCCTAAACCAGGCCAGAAGGG ATTCGGAGATGACATCCCCGGCATGGAGGGTCTTGGCACTGACATCACAGTGATCTGCCCATGGGAAGCCTTCGGGGACATGGAGCTCAGCGACCTGGCGAAATATGGAATTGTTTAG
- the LOC128369066 gene encoding retinal cone rhodopsin-sensitive cGMP 3',5'-cyclic phosphodiesterase subunit gamma-like — translation MADVATPADKKAPPKFKQRAMRTFKSKAPKPGQKGFGDDIPGMEGLGTDITVICPWEAFGDMELSDLAKYGIV, via the exons atggcAGACGTAGCAACTCCCGCTGACAAGAAGGCTCCTCCCAAATTCAAGCAGAGGGCCATGCGCACCTTCAAGAGCAAAGCCCCTAAACCAGGCCAGAAGGG ATTCGGAGATGACATCCCCGGCATGGAGGGTCTTGGCACTGACATCACAGTGATCTGCCCATGGGAAGCCTTCGGGGACATGGAGCTCAGTGACCTGGCGAAATATGGAATTGTTTAG
- the LOC128369093 gene encoding retinal cone rhodopsin-sensitive cGMP 3',5'-cyclic phosphodiesterase subunit gamma-like: protein MADVATPADKKAPPKFKQRAMRTFKSKAPKPGQKGFGDDIPGMEGLGTDITVICPWEAFGDMELSDLAKYGIV from the exons atggcAGACGTAGCAACTCCCGCTGACAAGAAGGCTCCTCCCAAATTCAAGCAGAGGGCCATGCGCACCTTCAAGAGCAAAGCCCCTAAACCAGGCCAGAAGGG ATTTGGAGATGACATCCCCGGCATGGAGGGTCTTGGCACTGACATCACAGTGATCTGCCCATGGGAAGCCTTCGGGGACATGGAGCTCAGCGACCTGGCGAAATATGGAATTGTTTAG